Part of the Stigmatella erecta genome is shown below.
GGCATGGGCGAACCGGGGCTCGGGCCCCCATACGCTCCACACCAGGGCGGTGAGCACCGCCACGGCGATGACGGCGGGAACGAAGACGGAGGCCACCGTGTCCGCCAGCCGCTGAATGGGGGCCCGGGTGCGCTGGGCCTCGCCCACCCGCTGGACGATGCGCGACAGGAGCGTGTCCTTGCCCACGCGCTCGGCCTTCAGGATGAGGCTCCCGGTGCCGTTGACGGTGCCCCCCGTCACCTTCGCGCCGGGCGCCTTCTCCACCGGCAACGACTCGCCCGTCACCATGGACTCGTCCACGGCGCCCTGCCCTTCCACCACCACGCCGTCCACGGGGACCTTCTCGCCCGGCCGCACGCGCAGCCGGTCCCCGGGCCGTACCTCCTCCAGGGACACATCCTCCTCGCCCCCGTCCTCCCGGAGCCGCCGGGCCGTGGTGGGCACAAGGCTCAAGAGGGCCCGCAGGGCGCCCGAGGTGGCCCGGCGGGCGCGCAGCTCCAGCACCTGGCCCAGGAGCACCAGCGTGGTGATGGTGGCCGCGGCCTCGAAGTAGACGGGGATGGCCCCCCCATGGCCGGTGAAGGCATGCGGCAGCGCGCCGGGAAAGAGCGTGGCGAAGAGGCTGAAGAGGTAGGCCGCGCCCGTCCCCAGCGCGATGAGGGTGAACATGTTGAGGTGCCGGTTGCGCACCGAGGCCCAGCCCCGCTGGAAGAAGGGCGCCCCGCCCCAGAGCACCACGGGGGAGCTGAGCACGAGCTGGATCCAGGCGAGGGCGCTGGGCGAGAGCCGCTGCTGGACCGGCTGGCCCGGAATCATCTCCGACATGCCCAGGACGAGCGTGGGCGCGCTGAGGGCCAGACACACCCAGAACCGGCGCGTCATGAGCAGCAGCTCGGGGTCCGGCGCCTCGTCCCCCAGCGTGAGGGCTTCGGGCTCCAGCGCCATGCCACACTTGGGGCAGGCCCCCGGATGGTCCTGGCGGACCTCCGGATCCATCGGGCAGATGTACATCGTCCCGGGCGGCGCCTCGGGCGCGGGAGCCGGGGTGGGGTTCAGATACTTCTGGGGATCCGCGCGGAACTTCTCCCGGCACTTCGGGTTGCAGAAGAAATAGCGCTGGCCTTCATGCTCGAAGGTGCCCCCCTTGGGATGCTCGGGGTCCACCCGCATGCCGCAGACCGGGTCCACGGGCCGGGAGTCGCCTGACGGTGCTTCCTGCATGGGAGCCATCCTCGGATGTGGAAAGATTCCGGCCCATGCTTGAACTGCGCGCGTGTATCGATGTCAACGATCTGGACCAGGGCATTGCCTTCTACACGCAGGCGCTGGGGCTCACCCTCGGGCGCCGGCTCGGAGACGGCTGGGCGGAGCTGCTCGGAGCGCCCTCGCCCATCGACTTGCTCGCCAAGCCCGAGGGGAGCTCCGCCAGCCCCACGGCGTCCCTGCCCCGCACCTACCGCCGTCACTGGACGCCGGTTCATCTGGACTTCGTGGTCAGCGATCTCGATGCGGCGGTGCAGCGGGCCCGGAGCGTGGGGGCCGTCATCGAAAAGGACATCGAGGTGACGAAGTGGGGGCGCATCGCCCTCTTGGCGGATCCCTTCGGTCACGGCCTGTGCCTGCTGGAGTTCCGGGGGAGGGGCTACGACGAGCTCCTGTCCCCCTGAGGCGGTCTTGCCGAAGGGGAGCGCGGGCAGTGCTCAGAGCGCGGAGAACAGCTTGGCGAAGTTCTGGCGCCGGAACTCCTCGACGACATGGTTCACGAACACGCGGGTCTTCGCGGGCAGCTGCCGGTGCCCGGCGTAATAGAGCGCGATCGGCCCAATGTCAGCGTGCCACTTGGGCAACACCCGCACCAGCGCTCCGCTCTGCAAGTACGGCAAGACATTCGCCGTCACGACGAAGGTAATGCCCAGGCCCATCGCCGCGCAGCGGCAGAGCGCATCGGGATCATTGATGATCAGGCGCGGCTTCATCTCGACCGAGAACTGCTCGCCCGAACGCGTGCGCAACAGCCATGAGCGGATGCGCCCGCTCAAGGGTGAGCGCAACAGGAGCCCCTCGTGGTGCTGGAGGTCCGCGGGCTCCTTGAGCGGTGCGTGCCGCTCCAGGTACGCAGGCGAAGCGACCCCAATCACGTGAGCCCTGGCCAGCTCACGCGCGGCCACCCCTGAAGGAAGCTCGAAGCCCCCTCCGATCGCCGCATCGAAGCCCTCCGCGATCAGATCCACCGGCCGGTTCTCGAAGTGCCAATCCGGCACGATGGCGGGATAGCGCGCGAGGAAGTCCTGCAACAGGGGCACGAGATAGTCGAGCCCGAACCCGGGAGACACGCTGACCTTCAACACCCCCGAGGGCTGTCCCGCAGCCGATGATGCATTGGCGATGGCGGCCTGGAGCGACTCCAGGCCAGGGCTGGCCTCGCGCAGAAAGCGCTCGCCCGACTCGGTCAAGGTCAGCCCGCGCGTGCTGCGCTGGAACAGGCGCGCGCCCAGCTTGGCCTCGAGCCGTGCCACGTTTTGACTGACGGCCGCGGGCGTCAGGCCCAGCTGACGTGCGGCTCCCGAGAAGCTCGCCACCTGCGCGCTGCGCACGAACGACTCCAGGGTGATGAGGGTCTCCATGGTTCACACGGCTCCAGGGCACCAAGCGGAATTGCTTTAAACATCTTGTTTAAAGAGATTCCACAGACTTCCCTCTGTTGCAAGAGGAGCCCGGAACGCATTCTCCCTTCACACCCTTCGTGTTTGGAGATCTCCATGAGCCCCTCTGCTTCCCCCAAGACCGGTCTGGATGCCCTGCTCACGCCTGACAACTGCGTGCTGCTCTTGATTGACCATCAGCCCTTCCAGTTCGCGGGCCTGCGCAGCCATGACACCCAGACGATCATCAACAACGTGGTGGGGCTGGCCAAGGCCGCGAAGCTGTTCGGCGTGCCGACGCTGCTGACCACGGTGCTCGAGGAGCGGGGCGGCTACCTGCTCAAGCCCTTGCAGGACGTCTTCCCCGAGCAGAAGCCGCTCAACCGCACCTTCATCAACACCTGGCAGGACTC
Proteins encoded:
- a CDS encoding VOC family protein, whose product is MLELRACIDVNDLDQGIAFYTQALGLTLGRRLGDGWAELLGAPSPIDLLAKPEGSSASPTASLPRTYRRHWTPVHLDFVVSDLDAAVQRARSVGAVIEKDIEVTKWGRIALLADPFGHGLCLLEFRGRGYDELLSP
- a CDS encoding LysR family transcriptional regulator, translating into METLITLESFVRSAQVASFSGAARQLGLTPAAVSQNVARLEAKLGARLFQRSTRGLTLTESGERFLREASPGLESLQAAIANASSAAGQPSGVLKVSVSPGFGLDYLVPLLQDFLARYPAIVPDWHFENRPVDLIAEGFDAAIGGGFELPSGVAARELARAHVIGVASPAYLERHAPLKEPADLQHHEGLLLRSPLSGRIRSWLLRTRSGEQFSVEMKPRLIINDPDALCRCAAMGLGITFVVTANVLPYLQSGALVRVLPKWHADIGPIALYYAGHRQLPAKTRVFVNHVVEEFRRQNFAKLFSAL
- a CDS encoding heavy metal translocating P-type ATPase; protein product: MAPMQEAPSGDSRPVDPVCGMRVDPEHPKGGTFEHEGQRYFFCNPKCREKFRADPQKYLNPTPAPAPEAPPGTMYICPMDPEVRQDHPGACPKCGMALEPEALTLGDEAPDPELLLMTRRFWVCLALSAPTLVLGMSEMIPGQPVQQRLSPSALAWIQLVLSSPVVLWGGAPFFQRGWASVRNRHLNMFTLIALGTGAAYLFSLFATLFPGALPHAFTGHGGAIPVYFEAAATITTLVLLGQVLELRARRATSGALRALLSLVPTTARRLREDGGEEDVSLEEVRPGDRLRVRPGEKVPVDGVVVEGQGAVDESMVTGESLPVEKAPGAKVTGGTVNGTGSLILKAERVGKDTLLSRIVQRVGEAQRTRAPIQRLADTVASVFVPAVIAVAVLTALVWSVWGPEPRFAHALVNAVAVLIIACPCALGLATPISIVVATGRGAQVGVLIREASALERLAHVDTLVVDKTGTLTEGKPKLVSVEPVAGMAEARLLHLAASLERGSEHPLAAAIVSGAEARGASPTRAQDFRSLTGQGVVGQVDGTTVALGNAALFSALGVDVGGLAGQAEALRREGQTVVFVAVEGKAAGLLGVEDPIKASTPEALALLRREGLRVVMLTGDSRTTAEAVARRLGLGEVMAEVLPEAKGDVVKRLQAEGRVVAMAGDGVNDAPALAQADVGIAMGTGTDIAMESAGVTLVKGDLVGIARARALSQATLRNIRQNLFFAFVYNLLGVPLAAGVLYPAFGWLLSPMLASAAMSLSSVSVIGNALRLRNLAKRESLE